A region of the Bryobacteraceae bacterium genome:
ACGTGATTCTCGTCGATGAAGACGTGGACCTGTTCAACACCGATGAAGTCCTGTGGGCGATGACCACGCGCTATCAGGGGGATGTGAGCACGGTCTTCATTCCGGGCGTGCGCTGCCATCCGCTGGATCCTTCGCAGACGCCCGGGTTCAGCCCGTCGATCCGCGCGCCGGGCATCTCCTGCAAGACGATCTTCGACTGTACCGTGCCCTGGAGCCTGCGCGACGCATTCCGCCGCGCCGAATTCGACGACGCCGACCCGTCGCGGTTTCTTCCGGAGCGGCCGTAAAGATGTTGAAATCCGCGTGGGATATACTGAAAATGCGCTGCCGCGGCGACGCGGCGGCCGCCCAGATCATCCCATCCTCAGGAGGACAATGAGCAAGGAAGACTGCATTGAAGTGACTGGCACGGTGGTGGAGAAATTCCCGAATGGACTGTTCAGCGTCCAGTTGGATCAGGACCAGAGCCGGACGGTTCTCGCCCATCTGGCGGGCAAGCTGAGGAGGAACCGGATCCGCGTGCTGGCGGGCGACCGCGTGACGCTGGAGATGTCGCCCTATGACCTGACCAAGGGGCGCATCACGTACCGTCACAAGTAATCCCTCCCTCCCCCAGGGTCGCCCGCGGCGGCATGCCGCCCTCCCACGCATGCAACCCCTGAAGGTTCTCTTCGTTTTCGGAACGCGCCCGGAAGCGATCAAGCTCTGTCCGCTGATTCTGGCCATGCGGCAGCGCGGCCAGTTTGACGCGCGGGTGTGCGTGACGGCGCAGCACCGCGAGATGCTCGATGCGATGCTTGCGCGGTTTGGCGTCGAAGCCGACAATGACCTGGACGTCATGGCCCCGGACCAGCCGCTCAGCCTGCTGACGGCACGGATCCTCGAACGGCTCGACGGGGTGCTCGTCCGGCAGCGGCCGCAGCTCGTGCTCGTACAGGGCGATACGACGACGACGATGGCCGGCGCGCTGGCCGCCTTCTACCGCCGCATTCCGGTGGGCCATGTGGAGGCCGGACTGCGCACCGGCGACCTCAGCCAGCCGTTTCCGGAAGAGGCCAACCGGGTGTTGACGTCCAGGCTGGCGACGCTGCATTTCGCGCCCACGCCGCGCGCGGCGGCCCATCTCCGGCAGGAGGGCGTCCCGGAGGACCGCATTTTCGTCACGGGCAACACGGGCATCGACGCCCTGCTATATACGCGCGAGCGGCTGGAACGCGGCGAGTGGCCGGGTTTCGATGCCGGCGTTCCAGCGCCGGGGCGGAAGCTCGTGCTGATGACGGCTCACCGGCGGGAGAGCTTCGGCGAAGGGTTTCTGCGCCTCTGCGAGGGCGTGCGGCGGATCGCGGCGCGGGGCGACACGGAAGTCGTCTATCCGGTGCACCCCAATCCGAACGTGCGCACGGTGGTGGAGCGCGAGCTTGGCGGCGTGGAACGGGTCCGACTGATTGAACCGCTCGATTACGTGCCCTTCGTGGACCTGATGCGCCGGGCCGATCTTCTGCTGACGGATTCGGGCGGCGTGCAGGAAGAAGGGCCATCGTTTGGCAAGCCGGTGCTGGTGATGCGCGAGAAGACCGAGCGGCAGGAAGCGGTGGAGGCCGGGGCGGCGATTCTGGTGGGGACTGACCCGGCGCGGATCGCCGCCGAGGCCGGTCGGCTCCTGGATTCGGCCGAGGCGCGCGAGGCGTTCACGCGAGTTCGCAATCCTTTTGGAGACGGCCGGGCCAGCCTCCGGATCCTGGACGCAATTCTTTCGTTTTTCAACACTTCAGCCATGGCACGGGGCTGAGCCGAACCGCCGGGGACGGCGCCGGCGGCAGGCCGAATCCTTCCGCCGCGCCAGTACAATGGCGCGCGGAGGTGAAGCCCGCCGATGCGAGCCAATGTGATCCCGATCCGCCCGAAACCGATTCCGCCCGACGAAGGGGATCTGGCGGCGAGACTGGGGCGGCGGATCGTGGGCCAGGAGGAGGCGATCCGCGCCATCGTGCCCTACGTGGAGCTCTATGAGGCGGGCCTGGCGCCGGCCGGACGTCCCGTAGGCGTGTTCCTGCTGCTGGGGCCCACCGGCACGGGCAAGACGCGCACGGTGGAAGCGCTGGCCGAGGCGCTGCACGGCAGCGAGCGGAACGTGCTGCGGATCGACTGCGGCGAGTTCCAGCTCGAACACGAAGTGGCCAAGCTGATCGGCGCTCCGCCGGGCTATCTGGGCCACCGCGAGACGCATCCGCTGATCAGCCAGACAAAGCTGAACGCGGTGGCGAGCGAGCGGAGCCGGCTGTCGATCGTGCTGTTCGACGAAATCGAGAAGGCCGCCGGATCGCTGGCCCGCCTTCTGCTGGGCGTGCTGGACAAGGCGACGCTGAAGCTGGGCGACAACACCACCGTGCAGTTCGACCACAGCCTGATTTTCCTCACCTCGAACCTGGGCGCGCGGGAGATGGCCAGGCAGACGACGGAGCGCTTCGGGCTGGCGGCCGCGGCCGAAGCGGCGCCGGCGGCGCGGCTGGAGCGCGTGGCGCTGCGCGCGGTGAAGAGGCGCTTTTCGCCGGAGTTCGTCAACCGGATTGACCGCATTCTCACCTATCACCCGCTCGACGAGGCCGCCTTTGAGGCCATTCTGGACCTGCAACTCGAGGCGCTCGAACAGCACATCGCGGCGCGGCTGGGCGAGGCGGCCTTCCGGCTGTCACTGGACGGCGCGGCGCGGCGGTTTCTGCTGGAACGCGGAACCAGCGTCGAGTACGGAGCGCGGGAGCTGAAGCGGGTGGTGCACCGCCATGTGATCCAGCCTCTGGCACGGGTGGTGCTGGACGGGCTGGCGGCGCCGGGCGAGGTGGTGCGGGTGGAGCCGGACGAGCGCGGAGAGAGGCTCTGTTTCCGCACCAGCGCAGGATGCTATCGGCCGAATTGAATCATCTCGGCGTGGCGGCGCGCGGGTCGTGGCGCAGCAGGACGCGGCGGAGGTTCAGCGTGTGCCAGGCGCCGATATAGAGATTCAGCACGCCGAGGCCGCTGACGGCGCCGCGCACATAGTTGTTCAGGAAAAATGGGCGCCACTCGGGCACGAGGTCAAAAAAGAAGTTCTGCGACCACAGATTGCCGAGCCACGGATAGACCAGCAGGAACAGGCCCACTTCCAGGCTCATGAGCACATAGAGCAGGTAGGAGAGCTTTTCAAACCAGGTGAGCGGCTCGCCCTGGGAGCCGGAGGCGGGCGGAGGCGTTTGCGCGGGTGGAGCCGTCATAGAACGCCCTGCAACGCCTCCAGGACGGGAGAGAAGCTGCGGCGGTGCAGCGGAGTGGGCCCGAGGCGGCGCAGCGCCTGGCAGTGTTCGGCCGTAGCGTAGCCCTTATGGCGCGCGATGCCGTAGCCCGGATAGCGGCCGTCAAGCTCATCCATCAACGCGTCGCGGGCTGTCTTGGCAAGGATGGAAGCGGCGGCGATGCAGGCCACGCGCGCGTCGCCGCGGATGAGCGCCTGCTGGGGCACGGGCCAGTCGACTTCAAGCGCGTCCACAAGAAGATAATCGCACGGGGGGCGGAGCGCTTCGACGGCGCGGCGCATGGCGAGCCGCGACGCCTCGCGGATGTTGATGCGGTCGATCTCTTCGACGGAAGCGGTGGCGACGGCCCAGGCGAGCGCGCGCTCGCGGATGGCGGCGGCGAGCTCCTCGCGGCGGCCGGGCGAAAGCGTCTTGCTGTCGGCCAGGCCGCGCACGGGGCGGGCCGGATCCAGGATGACGGCCGCGGCGAACACCGGACCGAACAGGCAGCCGCGGCCCGCCTCGTCGACGCCGGCAATGCACCGGTAGCCGAGGCGCCGCACCGAATCTTCCATCTGCGAGGTGCAGCGCACGGCGGCGCGCCTCCGCTACTGTTCGCGCTCGCGCTCGCGCAGGCGGGCGGCCTTGCCGCGGAGATTGCGGAGGTAATAGAGCTTGGCGCGGCGGACGCGCGCGCTGCGGACCACGTCAATGTGGTCGATGACTGGGGCGTTCAGCGGAAAGATGCGCTCGACGCCCTGGCCGAAGCTGATCTTGCGCACGGTGATCGTTTCGCCGAGGCCGCTGTTCTTGCGCGCGATGACGGTGCCTTCGAAGGCCTGGAGGCGTTCCTTGTCGCCTTCCTTGATCTTGACGTGCACGCGGACGGTGTCGCCGACGCGGATCTCGGGCAGGTCGGTCCGCTTGTGCCGGTTGATCACTTTGCTCAGGTACGGGCTGATCATGGGACTTCTTCTTCCTTTGGGTCGCTTCTTTCTATGGTGTCACACTGCGGCGGCTCTCCGCCCGGCCTGGCCGGGCCGGGCGCGCCAGCGCCGGCGGCGAGCAGGTCCGGACGCATCCGCCGGGTCTTTTCGAGCGCCGCCTGGAGGCGCCACCTTCGGATCTGGGCATGGTTGCCGCTGAGCAGCACCTCCGGCACGCGCCAGCCGCGGAACTCGGCCGGACGCGTGTAATGCGGGCAATCCAGAATGCCGAGCGGGGCCTGTTCTCCTTCCGTGGAGAAGGACTCCCACTCAGAGGACTCTTCGTTGCCGAGAACGCCGGGCAGAAGCCTGCCCACCGCGTCCACGACGGCGGCGGCGGCCAGCTCGCCGCCGCTCAGAACGTAGTTGCCGATCGAGAGCTCCTCATCGGCCAGATGCTGGCTGACGCGCTCATCGACGCCTTCATAACGGCCGCAGATGAGGACGATTTCCTCATAACGGGCCAGGCGCCTGGCGTCCGGCTGCGTGAACAGCCGGCCCTGCGCCGACAGCAGCACGACGCGGTGCCGCTGCGGGTCGCGCGCCGGCAGGATCGTTTCCACCGCCTCGAAGACCGGCTCGGGCTTGAGCACCATGCCGGCGCCGCCGCCGAAGGGGCGGTCATCGACGGTGCGGTGCGCGTCCCGGGTCCAGTCCCGCAGGTTATGGATGCGGATGCCGAGCAGGCCCGCCTTTTGGGCGCGGGCGATGACGCCGTACTCGAACGGCCCGCGGAAAAACTCCGGGAAGATGGTGAGCACGTGAAAGATCATCGCCAGTCCCAGGGCCGGCCGCTTCGGACCGGTTCAACTCAAACAGCCCTTCCGGGGGATCCACGACGATGCGGCGTTCCGCGGGCCGGATGTCCACGCAGATGGACCGCGTGAAAGGGATCCAGACCGGATCGCCGCCGGGGGCCCCGGCGGGTTCCATTTCCAGCAAAATCGAGCCGCCGAAATCCTGCCAGCCGGTCACCGTGCCCGCAGGCGCGCCGGTGCGCCGGTCGAACACGGCCGAGCCGACGAGATCCGACAGGTAATATTCGCCCTCGGCGAGCGGCGGCAGCTCCGCGCGGGGAACCACCGCTTCACAGCCTGTCAGCGGTTGTGCGGCACCGATCGAGTCGATGCCGGCGAATCTCAGAATCAGGCGGCCTCTGTACGGGCGCGCTTCGAGCACTTCCACCGGCTCGCCGCCGAACAGAAACTGTCCCTCTCCGTTGCGGATCCAGACCCGCCTTAGCCAGCCGTAGCGTTCCGGTGGGTTCCAGACATCGCCGTAGATTTCGCCGCGCAGGCCGCGGCAGCGGCCGAGGCGAACCACGGTGACCCAGCCGGCGGTATCATCCGGCGGAAATCCG
Encoded here:
- the trmD gene encoding tRNA (guanine-N(1)-)-methyltransferase, with amino-acid sequence MIFHVLTIFPEFFRGPFEYGVIARAQKAGLLGIRIHNLRDWTRDAHRTVDDRPFGGGAGMVLKPEPVFEAVETILPARDPQRHRVVLLSAQGRLFTQPDARRLARYEEIVLICGRYEGVDERVSQHLADEELSIGNYVLSGGELAAAAVVDAVGRLLPGVLGNEESSEWESFSTEGEQAPLGILDCPHYTRPAEFRGWRVPEVLLSGNHAQIRRWRLQAALEKTRRMRPDLLAAGAGAPGPARPGGEPPQCDTIERSDPKEEEVP
- the infA gene encoding translation initiation factor IF-1; translated protein: MSKEDCIEVTGTVVEKFPNGLFSVQLDQDQSRTVLAHLAGKLRRNRIRVLAGDRVTLEMSPYDLTKGRITYRHK
- the wecB gene encoding UDP-N-acetylglucosamine 2-epimerase — protein: MQPLKVLFVFGTRPEAIKLCPLILAMRQRGQFDARVCVTAQHREMLDAMLARFGVEADNDLDVMAPDQPLSLLTARILERLDGVLVRQRPQLVLVQGDTTTTMAGALAAFYRRIPVGHVEAGLRTGDLSQPFPEEANRVLTSRLATLHFAPTPRAAAHLRQEGVPEDRIFVTGNTGIDALLYTRERLERGEWPGFDAGVPAPGRKLVLMTAHRRESFGEGFLRLCEGVRRIAARGDTEVVYPVHPNPNVRTVVERELGGVERVRLIEPLDYVPFVDLMRRADLLLTDSGGVQEEGPSFGKPVLVMREKTERQEAVEAGAAILVGTDPARIAAEAGRLLDSAEAREAFTRVRNPFGDGRASLRILDAILSFFNTSAMARG
- the rplS gene encoding 50S ribosomal protein L19, producing MISPYLSKVINRHKRTDLPEIRVGDTVRVHVKIKEGDKERLQAFEGTVIARKNSGLGETITVRKISFGQGVERIFPLNAPVIDHIDVVRSARVRRAKLYYLRNLRGKAARLREREREQ
- the rnhB gene encoding ribonuclease HII — protein: MRCTSQMEDSVRRLGYRCIAGVDEAGRGCLFGPVFAAAVILDPARPVRGLADSKTLSPGRREELAAAIRERALAWAVATASVEEIDRINIREASRLAMRRAVEALRPPCDYLLVDALEVDWPVPQQALIRGDARVACIAAASILAKTARDALMDELDGRYPGYGIARHKGYATAEHCQALRRLGPTPLHRRSFSPVLEALQGVL